The nucleotide sequence GGGAGGTCTTCCGGTCCGATCGATTCCCCTTTCGCCACGAGGCTCGCCACCTCGAGCCCGTTCCGCAGTTCCCTGACGTTCCCCGGCCAGCGGTATCCCAGCATCGCCTTCAGAGCTTCCGGCGATATCGTCTTCGGAGCGGTCTTGTTCTCCCGTGCGACGCCCTGCAGAATCTGCTCGGCCAGCTTCGGAATGTCTTCCCTGCGGTCCCGCAACGGCGGAACGACGATATTGAACACGTTGAGGCGGTAGAAAAGGTCCTCGCGGAACTCTTTTTGCGCCACCTTCCCCTTAAGATCGCTGTTCGTCGCGGCGAGTATCCGCACATCGACCTTGATCTCGGGCCCGCCGCCGATCCGGGAAATCTCCTTCTGCTCGATGGCCCGCAGCAATTTGGCCTGCAGCGACAGCGCCATGTCCCCGACTTCGTCGAGGAAGAGGGTCCCCCCCTCCGCCGCTTCCATCTTCCCTTGCCGGGCGGCCACGGCTCCGGTGAAAGCCCCCTTCTCGTGGCCGAACAGCTCGGATTCGAGCAGGTTCTCCGGTATTGCGGCGCAGTTCAGCGGCAGGAACGGCTTCCCCCTCCTCGGGCTCATGGCGTGAATGGCGCGGGCCACGAGCTCCTTCCCCGTCCCGCTCTCTCCCTGGATCAGGACGTTCATCCGCGTGGGAGCGACCAACCGGATCCTTCGGAGGACTTCCTCCATTTCCCGCGAAAACGCGACGATCCCCTCCGGACCGTAGCGCTGTCCCATCTCCTCCCTGAGCTGTTCCAGCTCGCGGTTCCTCTCCCTGTCCTTCGCCGCCTTGAAGACCGCCGCGCGGAGCTGGGGGATCCCGACCGGCTTCTCGAGGAAGTCGGACGCCCCCGCCCGCATCGCTTCCACGGCGTTGTAGACCGTTCCGAACGCGGTGAGCACCACGACGGACACGCCCGGATGCTCCGCGGCGACCCGCTCGACGACCTGCATGCCGCTGATGCCCGGCATCTTGAGGTCGGTGACCACGACATCAGCGCCCTCCGATGAAAGATGGGCAAGCCCCGCCGCCGGATCTGCGAACGGGCGAACGTCGTAGCCGTCCCTCCGAAGCGCAGCCGCGACGCTGCCGAGACTGTCGGGATCGTCGTCGATGACGATCACTCTGGGTCTGCCCTTCATCTCACTTTATCCGGGAGCAGGCTCTTGCCGGCCCCGCCCGAAAATTTGGCCTTTTGTTGCGCCTCCGAGGGCAGCGTGACGGTGACAGTCGTCCCACGTCCCTCCCGGCTGCGGATCGATATTTTCCCGCCGTGGTCCCTCACGATCTGCCGCACGATCGGAAGCCCCAACCCGCTTCCGTTTTTCCGGGTCGTGAAGAATAGACGGAAGACCTGGCTCCTGTCGCCGGCAGGGATGCCGCGGCCGTTGTCCTGCACGCGCACGAACGGCCTGCCGCCCGCATATCCCGTCGATACGACGATCTTCTTCCGTTCCTTGTCCATGGCCTCATCGGCGTTCAGCAGGAGGTTCAGCAGCGCCTGGCGCAACTGCTTCTCGTCGGCAAAGAGATGAACGGGCTCCGGATGCAACTTCGCGACGAGCTCGACGCCGCGGCGGGAGAAGTCCACCTCGATGAAACGGATGGTTTCCGAAACGATCCGGTTCATG is from Deltaproteobacteria bacterium and encodes:
- a CDS encoding sigma-54-dependent Fis family transcriptional regulator, whose translation is MKGRPRVIVIDDDPDSLGSVAAALRRDGYDVRPFADPAAGLAHLSSEGADVVVTDLKMPGISGMQVVERVAAEHPGVSVVVLTAFGTVYNAVEAMRAGASDFLEKPVGIPQLRAAVFKAAKDRERNRELEQLREEMGQRYGPEGIVAFSREMEEVLRRIRLVAPTRMNVLIQGESGTGKELVARAIHAMSPRRGKPFLPLNCAAIPENLLESELFGHEKGAFTGAVAARQGKMEAAEGGTLFLDEVGDMALSLQAKLLRAIEQKEISRIGGGPEIKVDVRILAATNSDLKGKVAQKEFREDLFYRLNVFNIVVPPLRDRREDIPKLAEQILQGVARENKTAPKTISPEALKAMLGYRWPGNVRELRNGLEVASLVAKGESIGPEDLPPEIAGGAIPPSPAGPIPLPGPRTLEEIERDAIGAALKETGGNKTKAAKVLGIGLRTLHRKIKEYGIS
- a CDS encoding HAMP domain-containing histidine kinase yields the protein MGTKKQLADLGAVASGLAHEIRNPLNSLHINSQLIVEMLEGMPEPARHGELLSLARSNLKVTQRLSDLLADFLRYARPPSMELVVSDMNRIVSETIRFIEVDFSRRGVELVAKLHPEPVHLFADEKQLRQALLNLLLNADEAMDKERKKIVVSTGYAGGRPFVRVQDNGRGIPAGDRSQVFRLFFTTRKNGSGLGLPIVRQIVRDHGGKISIRSREGRGTTVTVTLPSEAQQKAKFSGGAGKSLLPDKVR